The following proteins are co-located in the Nonlabens ponticola genome:
- a CDS encoding M28 family peptidase — protein sequence MRPKSHFTSALSFLVLIAMVWYAFSSQTPSGELEKEKDLKEWSTKRALVHVKKLSQEPHYLGSKAHEKNRTYIIRQLEKLGLKTETQSGFTLDKYGNLSRPVNILARIEGTANNNEALVLMCHYDSDPHSSLGASDAASGIATIIEGIRAYLTDNKPENDIIILITDGEELGLNGADLFVTKHRWAKDAKMILNFEARGSGGPSYMLVETNGGNREIINAFKEAGTNYPVANSLAYSIYKKLPNDTDLTVMREKGDINGLNFAFIGDHFDYHSQLDSYERLDRNTLAHQGSYLMALLSYFAKSDLSDGLKTTAGTDDIYFPLPIIDMVSFPFSWMPILIIVSGILLIFLIFYGVRKNRLRFKDLLVGFVPFLGSLILGYLIVNYGWQAISTADFYIDQAAIFPYNGYAWIASAALIGTAITFFIYHAFYHKDRVASHSVAPLVFLWIICFIVAFPVSESGLIPAAYLPGAGFFIVPLFAGLIMLWLNIYKKRPNYLLLLIFTTPVIFVFTPFIKGFPVALGMKILFVAAVLSVLIFGLLVPVLGHYRKKHILGLISLFVGFAFAGYAFAKAEFSPTQPQKTSLIYLANADDNTAQWATYDHNLSDWTLEKIDPEKNDGKDDGNTIDSKYASRYSHTTPAEYRSLKTINSKITVDTIIGDQRQIKLVVNSKDRVDRWEVFADKRFQFNAAKINGVNAPVNDAGKPFARRRGNRLISYYVSNGSPLVMELTFEKDEDPVFEVYAASFDLLQSQELAVDPRPEGEIPAPFVLNDAIVVKKRIETARDEQ from the coding sequence ATGAGACCTAAATCACATTTTACCTCAGCTTTATCATTTCTTGTTCTTATTGCGATGGTCTGGTATGCTTTCTCAAGCCAGACGCCTAGCGGTGAACTGGAAAAAGAAAAGGATCTGAAAGAATGGTCAACTAAAAGAGCGTTGGTACATGTAAAAAAGCTATCACAAGAACCTCATTATCTAGGCAGTAAAGCACATGAGAAAAACCGCACCTACATCATCAGGCAGTTAGAAAAGCTAGGTTTAAAAACCGAAACCCAATCTGGATTTACCCTTGATAAATACGGCAATCTATCTAGGCCAGTAAATATCCTGGCACGTATAGAAGGAACCGCAAACAACAATGAAGCTCTCGTACTCATGTGTCATTATGATAGCGATCCACACTCGAGTCTGGGCGCAAGTGATGCCGCATCAGGCATCGCCACGATCATCGAGGGAATTAGAGCATATCTCACCGACAACAAGCCAGAAAATGACATCATCATCCTGATTACCGATGGTGAAGAGCTAGGACTTAATGGAGCCGATCTTTTTGTTACCAAGCATCGCTGGGCGAAGGATGCAAAAATGATCTTGAATTTTGAGGCGCGCGGTAGCGGCGGCCCTAGCTATATGCTCGTGGAAACGAATGGTGGAAATCGGGAGATCATCAATGCCTTTAAAGAAGCAGGAACTAATTATCCAGTGGCTAATTCACTTGCGTACAGCATCTACAAAAAATTACCTAACGACACAGACCTTACCGTGATGCGTGAGAAAGGTGATATCAACGGACTCAATTTTGCTTTTATAGGTGACCATTTTGACTACCACTCACAGCTTGATAGTTATGAGCGTCTGGATCGCAATACGCTAGCGCATCAAGGCAGTTATTTGATGGCGCTGCTTAGCTATTTTGCAAAATCAGATTTAAGCGATGGTCTCAAAACTACCGCAGGAACAGATGATATTTATTTCCCTTTACCTATAATTGACATGGTGAGCTTTCCGTTTTCATGGATGCCCATTTTGATTATTGTTTCTGGCATACTTCTGATCTTTCTCATTTTTTATGGTGTTAGAAAAAACCGTTTACGCTTCAAGGATTTATTGGTAGGATTTGTACCATTTTTAGGTAGTCTGATCTTGGGCTATTTAATAGTCAACTACGGCTGGCAGGCCATCTCCACAGCAGATTTCTACATCGATCAAGCGGCTATTTTTCCCTATAATGGATATGCCTGGATCGCGTCGGCGGCATTGATTGGTACTGCCATCACATTCTTTATATACCATGCGTTTTATCATAAGGATCGAGTGGCGAGCCACAGTGTAGCACCACTCGTTTTTCTATGGATCATCTGTTTTATTGTAGCGTTTCCCGTTAGTGAGAGCGGTTTGATTCCAGCGGCTTACTTGCCTGGTGCAGGCTTTTTCATCGTGCCGCTGTTTGCTGGATTGATCATGCTATGGCTCAACATCTATAAAAAGAGGCCCAATTATTTGTTGCTTTTGATTTTTACTACTCCAGTGATATTTGTTTTCACTCCATTCATCAAGGGATTTCCCGTGGCGCTGGGCATGAAGATTCTCTTTGTGGCAGCCGTGCTCAGCGTACTCATTTTTGGATTGCTGGTGCCTGTTTTGGGCCACTATCGCAAGAAGCACATATTAGGTTTGATCTCCTTGTTTGTAGGATTTGCTTTTGCTGGTTATGCTTTCGCGAAAGCGGAATTCTCACCAACACAGCCACAAAAAACAAGCTTGATCTACCTAGCAAATGCAGATGATAACACAGCACAATGGGCAACCTATGACCACAATTTGAGCGACTGGACGCTGGAAAAAATTGATCCTGAAAAAAATGATGGCAAAGATGACGGCAACACCATCGATTCAAAATATGCCAGTAGATATAGCCATACAACGCCAGCAGAGTACAGATCGTTAAAAACGATCAATTCCAAAATCACCGTAGATACCATCATAGGCGATCAACGACAAATCAAACTTGTGGTGAATAGTAAGGATCGCGTTGATCGATGGGAAGTTTTTGCAGACAAGCGATTCCAATTTAATGCAGCCAAAATTAATGGTGTCAACGCACCCGTAAACGATGCCGGTAAGCCATTTGCTCGCAGACGCGGTAACCGATTGATTTCCTACTACGTATCTAACGGTTCACCATTAGTGATGGAACTTACTTTTGAAAAGGATGAAGATCCAGTATTTGAAGTCTATGCAGCAAGTTTTGACCTGCTGCAATCGCAAGAATTAGCCGTCGATCCAAGACCTGAAGGCGAGATTCCAGCACCTTTTGTTCTTAATGACGCCATTGTGGTCAAGAAACGAATTGAAACGGCACGCGATGAGCAATAA
- the hemH gene encoding ferrochelatase, which yields MKKGVLLVNLGSPDTPNPKDVKRYLDEFLMDERVIDLPYVLRAILVKGIVLNTRPKKSAEAYSKIWWEEGSPLIVLSERLQEKIDQFTSVPIALAMRYGSMSIENGLKELDEQGVDEVLLIPLYPQFAMATTETIVVLAEELRKSMFPHMSFTQMPPFYNHPDYIRVLSESIKESLEGKDYEHLLFSYHGVPKRHIRKSDITNGHCKMNGICCETPSPAHQFCYSHQCKEVTRLVGEYLEMEDGTYSTTFQSRLGFDPWLTPYTDRTIERMGLGGTKKLAIATPAFVSDCLETLEEIAMEGEEIFHEVGGKEFHVIPCLNTREDWVKVLSRWIDEWALATPVAVEA from the coding sequence ATGAAAAAAGGAGTACTTCTCGTTAATTTAGGATCGCCAGACACGCCTAATCCTAAGGATGTTAAACGCTATCTGGATGAGTTTTTAATGGATGAACGCGTGATTGATTTGCCTTATGTTTTACGAGCAATTTTGGTTAAAGGCATTGTTCTCAACACAAGACCTAAAAAAAGTGCAGAGGCCTATTCAAAAATCTGGTGGGAAGAAGGAAGCCCGCTAATCGTACTTTCTGAAAGATTACAGGAGAAAATAGATCAGTTTACCAGCGTGCCCATAGCGCTAGCGATGAGATACGGCAGCATGTCTATTGAGAATGGATTGAAGGAATTAGACGAACAAGGTGTTGATGAGGTATTGTTGATACCGCTATATCCTCAATTTGCCATGGCTACGACTGAAACAATTGTAGTACTCGCAGAGGAGTTGCGCAAGTCTATGTTCCCGCATATGTCATTTACCCAAATGCCACCTTTTTATAATCACCCAGATTATATACGTGTGCTATCAGAGTCGATTAAAGAATCGCTGGAAGGCAAGGATTATGAACACCTGTTGTTTTCTTATCACGGTGTACCCAAAAGACACATACGCAAAAGCGACATCACAAACGGCCATTGTAAGATGAACGGCATATGCTGTGAGACACCATCGCCAGCGCATCAATTTTGCTATAGTCATCAATGTAAAGAAGTCACCAGACTTGTGGGCGAATATCTAGAAATGGAAGATGGTACCTATTCTACCACGTTCCAATCAAGACTAGGGTTTGACCCATGGTTGACGCCATATACAGATCGTACTATCGAGCGTATGGGATTGGGTGGCACTAAAAAATTAGCAATCGCCACACCAGCCTTTGTCAGTGATTGTCTGGAAACGCTGGAAGAAATCGCAATGGAAGGTGAAGAAATCTTCCATGAAGTAGGCGGCAAGGAATTTCACGTTATACCATGTTTGAATACGCGTGAGGATTGGGTCAAAGTCTTGAGTCGCTGGATCGATGAATGGGCACTCGCGACGCCAGTTGCGGTAGAAGCATGA